In the Flavobacterium sp. J372 genome, one interval contains:
- the fsa gene encoding fructose-6-phosphate aldolase, with protein sequence MKFFIDTANLAQIKEAQELGVLDGVTTNPSLMAKESITGKNNILKHYVDICNIVEGDVSAEVNAVDLEGMIREGEELADLHEQIVVKLPMTKEGVKACKYFTDKGIKTNVTLVFSAGQALLAAKAGATYVSPFIGRLDDVSTDGLNLIQEIREIYDNYGFETEILAASVRHTMHIVNCAKIGADIMTGPLSAITGLLKHPLTDLGLAQFLADYEKGNK encoded by the coding sequence ATGAAATTTTTTATTGATACAGCAAATCTTGCCCAGATTAAAGAAGCCCAGGAACTTGGCGTACTTGATGGCGTAACAACCAACCCGTCGCTTATGGCTAAAGAGAGTATTACAGGCAAGAACAACATCCTGAAGCATTATGTTGACATCTGCAACATTGTAGAAGGTGACGTAAGCGCTGAGGTGAACGCCGTTGACCTTGAGGGCATGATTCGCGAGGGCGAGGAGCTTGCCGACCTGCACGAGCAGATTGTGGTAAAGCTGCCAATGACAAAAGAAGGCGTAAAGGCTTGCAAATACTTTACCGATAAAGGAATTAAAACCAATGTAACACTTGTATTTTCGGCAGGGCAGGCGTTGCTTGCCGCTAAAGCTGGCGCTACCTATGTATCACCATTCATAGGCCGTCTCGATGATGTATCTACCGATGGCCTTAACCTTATACAGGAGATACGAGAGATATATGACAATTACGGTTTTGAGACCGAAATTCTTGCAGCATCGGTACGCCACACTATGCATATTGTAAATTGTGCCAAGATAGGCGCTGATATTATGACCGGGCCGCTTTCAGCTATCACAGGCCTGCTTAAGCACCCGCTTACCGACCTGGGCCTTGCGCAGTTCCTGGCTGATTATGAGAAAGGTAACAAGTAA